One part of the Vibrio ponticus genome encodes these proteins:
- a CDS encoding TetR/AcrR family transcriptional regulator, whose protein sequence is MNKRKVGRPSNKTQARDKLIAAARDLFIVMAYDKVSIRLLASKAQVDSSLIRYYFGNKEGLFETMLRETLEPINQRMGNLQKEISQGNLVSIMRTYYQEMSKNPQFPRLILQVMNMPESMVQRRLLEKVIADIAKPIQTVMFDKLLEKGVIRSDLDANLCRVSFISLMVFPFVAPPSMLAIHGVQLSDDFLEQLLEHNIKLLTQGMFQTPQQAI, encoded by the coding sequence ATGAATAAACGTAAAGTAGGCAGACCGAGTAATAAGACTCAGGCGCGCGACAAGTTAATTGCAGCAGCTCGAGATCTTTTTATCGTCATGGCGTATGACAAAGTTTCGATTCGTTTACTAGCCAGCAAAGCGCAAGTGGATAGCTCATTGATTCGCTATTACTTTGGCAATAAAGAAGGCTTGTTTGAAACCATGCTACGAGAAACCTTAGAGCCGATTAACCAGCGTATGGGGAATTTGCAGAAGGAAATCAGTCAGGGTAATTTAGTCAGTATTATGCGCACTTATTATCAAGAGATGAGCAAAAATCCGCAGTTTCCTCGTTTGATTTTGCAAGTGATGAATATGCCCGAATCGATGGTACAGCGCCGCTTATTAGAAAAGGTCATCGCAGATATCGCGAAACCAATTCAAACCGTAATGTTTGATAAATTACTTGAAAAAGGGGTAATACGTAGCGATCTTGATGCGAATTTATGTCGAGTGTCATTTATTTCGCTGATGGTGTTTCCATTTGTTGCTCCACCATCAATGCTAGCCATACATGGCGTACAGCTGAGTGATGACTTTTTAGAGCAGTTATTGGAGCATAATATTAAATTGTTGACGCAGGGGATGTTCCAAACGCCACAGCAAGCCATTTAG
- a CDS encoding DUF3024 domain-containing protein — MGLVSLLQRQVESRAETICRCRNQNLPAELGKASFEPISNGVVFFKQHYLLDSAHCDYTSQVAKILWDDESSLWCLYMADEQDDEIWLPYPFLPQSIDLTALMREIDKDPKSLFWDD; from the coding sequence ATGGGGTTAGTAAGTTTACTACAGCGCCAGGTGGAAAGCCGCGCTGAAACTATCTGTCGTTGCCGCAATCAAAACCTTCCAGCTGAATTAGGTAAGGCGAGTTTCGAGCCGATCAGTAATGGCGTGGTGTTCTTTAAACAGCACTACTTATTGGATTCCGCCCACTGCGACTACACCTCACAAGTAGCCAAAATATTGTGGGATGACGAGTCCAGTTTGTGGTGTCTGTACATGGCTGATGAACAGGATGATGAGATTTGGCTCCCCTATCCGTTTTTGCCCCAGAGTATTGACCTCACCGCCCTGATGCGCGAGATCGATAAAGATCCAAAGTCGCTGTTTTGGGATGACTAA
- a CDS encoding phosphate ABC transporter substrate-binding protein: MLRVAFAALITLPFWTLSASASEINVSGSTSVARVMDVLAEQYNQSHPETYIAVQGIGSTAGITLVKKGVAELGMSSRYLTESELDESLTVQTIAMDGLAVIVHQSNSVTNITREQLYDVYKGKITNWKQLGGADQEIAVVTREASSGSQYSFESLLGLTKMVNGQMVSDVNPDNLVVNSNSMVKTLVNHNDQAIGFVSVGSVDSSVKAINFEGVEPTNKNIMTSSYELARPFLVLYKTEKLDAQSKDFVDYLDSAQAKQLINEYGYIATK, translated from the coding sequence ATGTTACGAGTCGCCTTTGCTGCGCTTATCACCCTACCTTTTTGGACACTTTCTGCATCAGCCAGCGAAATTAATGTTTCAGGTTCGACTTCTGTTGCGCGCGTAATGGATGTGCTAGCCGAGCAATATAACCAATCTCACCCGGAGACTTACATAGCAGTGCAGGGCATTGGGTCGACAGCAGGCATCACGTTAGTGAAAAAGGGCGTCGCGGAGCTTGGTATGAGCTCACGTTATCTTACCGAAAGTGAGCTGGATGAGTCACTGACAGTACAAACTATCGCGATGGATGGTTTAGCCGTGATTGTGCATCAATCGAACTCAGTGACAAATATTACTCGCGAGCAACTCTATGATGTGTACAAAGGTAAGATTACCAACTGGAAACAGCTAGGTGGTGCTGATCAAGAGATCGCGGTGGTAACGCGTGAAGCTTCTTCTGGCTCACAATACAGCTTTGAGAGCTTGCTTGGCTTAACCAAAATGGTGAATGGTCAAATGGTTTCAGATGTTAACCCAGATAATTTAGTGGTAAACAGTAACAGCATGGTAAAAACACTGGTTAACCATAACGACCAAGCGATTGGCTTTGTTTCGGTCGGCTCTGTCGATAGCTCGGTTAAAGCGATTAACTTTGAAGGGGTTGAGCCAACCAATAAAAACATCATGACCAGTAGCTATGAATTGGCTCGTCCATTCTTGGTACTGTACAAAACTGAAAAATTAGATGCGCAATCAAAGGATTTCGTTGACTATCTTGATAGTGCACAAGCGAAACAGCTGATCAATGAGTATGGCTATATAGCTACTAAATAA
- a CDS encoding MaoC family dehydratase — protein MKVADLFKHRSEHNSKHQSEFMQWMSPAVREYWGEFLNKANNRHLFTRLRDLQQPAVNDEPPQPKPIEMKPEAQALYMDLEQKIDTVIHTGEWVHVSQERINQFGQVTEDMQWIHTDPERAAAESPFKTTIAHGFLTLALLPKMTDSVDPENTLFPTAKMVVNLGLNQVRFPYPVKAGNNVRAVSTLSKVTPIKKGLEIEREIKVEIEGVRRPAAVVVSVIQLHF, from the coding sequence ATGAAAGTCGCAGACTTGTTTAAACATCGTAGTGAACACAATTCCAAGCATCAATCTGAATTTATGCAATGGATGTCCCCTGCTGTACGTGAGTACTGGGGTGAGTTCCTGAATAAGGCGAACAACCGCCACCTATTCACTAGGTTGCGTGATCTTCAGCAGCCAGCAGTTAACGATGAGCCGCCTCAACCAAAACCAATTGAAATGAAGCCAGAAGCGCAAGCGCTTTATATGGATTTGGAACAGAAAATTGATACTGTGATTCACACTGGTGAATGGGTACACGTCTCTCAAGAGCGTATCAACCAATTTGGTCAAGTGACTGAAGATATGCAATGGATTCACACTGATCCTGAGCGCGCTGCCGCTGAATCACCTTTTAAAACCACAATTGCACACGGTTTTCTAACATTGGCTCTGCTACCAAAAATGACCGATAGCGTTGATCCGGAGAACACTCTGTTCCCTACGGCGAAAATGGTGGTAAACCTTGGTCTTAACCAAGTGCGTTTCCCTTACCCAGTCAAAGCGGGTAATAACGTTCGCGCAGTGAGCACCCTTTCTAAAGTAACACCAATTAAGAAAGGTTTAGAGATTGAGCGTGAAATCAAAGTTGAGATTGAAGGCGTTCGCCGCCCAGCAGCAGTAGTCGTATCGGTTATTCAACTGCATTTCTAA
- a CDS encoding IS3 family transposase (programmed frameshift), producing the protein MTKRQRRTFSAEFKIDAASLVLDQGYSIPEAARSMDVGETALRRWVDQLKIERGGATPTTKALTPEQQKIQELEAKISRLEREKSIPKKGHRSLNVGRTRTFSLIDQLREYESVKTLCELFNVASSCYYEFKQRKPDANRIRLASRIKELFNMSRGSAGSRALVSMLRSENIEIGRFKVRKIMQEAGLTSKQPGSHRYKHAKSERLDIPNLLNREFSVVAPNRVWCGDITYIWSGSKWSYLAVVLDLFSRRVVGWSLSDKPDAELASKALDMAWEQRGRPKNVMFHSDQGCQYSSHKFRQRLWRYRITQSMSRRGNCWDNAPMERLFRSLKTEWVPATGYLTQVQAKKDISYYLMDYYNRQRPHQANDGLSPVNTENRLKSVSGIC; encoded by the exons ATGACAAAACGACAACGACGTACATTTTCTGCTGAATTCAAAATTGATGCTGCAAGCTTGGTTCTTGACCAAGGATATTCAATTCCAGAAGCAGCACGCTCCATGGATGTTGGGGAAACAGCTTTACGACGATGGGTCGATCAACTCAAGATTGAGCGTGGTGGTGCGACTCCGACAACCAAAGCCCTCACGCCTGAACAACAGAAAATCCAGGAATTAGAAGCCAAAATTAGTCGGTTGGAAAGAGAAAAATCTATAC CTAAAAAAGGCCACCGCTCTCTTAATGTCGGACGAACTCGAACGTTCTCGCTAATTGACCAGTTGAGGGAGTATGAATCGGTCAAGACGCTTTGTGAGCTGTTCAATGTAGCTTCGTCCTGTTACTACGAATTTAAGCAAAGAAAGCCGGATGCTAATCGCATTCGGCTAGCTAGTCGAATTAAAGAACTTTTCAATATGAGTCGAGGTTCTGCTGGCAGTCGTGCTCTTGTATCTATGCTTCGTTCAGAAAACATCGAAATCGGGCGATTTAAGGTACGGAAAATAATGCAAGAAGCCGGTTTAACAAGCAAACAGCCAGGCTCGCATCGATATAAGCATGCAAAATCAGAGAGACTGGATATCCCGAATCTGCTAAACCGTGAATTCTCTGTGGTTGCTCCGAATCGAGTGTGGTGCGGTGATATTACTTACATTTGGTCAGGTTCGAAGTGGAGTTATCTAGCCGTAGTACTTGATCTATTTAGTCGACGCGTCGTGGGTTGGTCTCTATCGGATAAACCTGATGCTGAATTAGCTTCTAAAGCCTTGGATATGGCTTGGGAGCAACGAGGCCGACCTAAGAACGTGATGTTTCATTCAGACCAAGGATGCCAATACAGCAGTCATAAATTTCGTCAAAGACTTTGGCGATATCGCATAACTCAAAGCATGAGTCGTCGAGGTAACTGTTGGGATAATGCTCCAATGGAGAGGCTCTTTAGAAGCCTGAAAACTGAATGGGTACCAGCAACGGGTTATTTGACTCAAGTTCAAGCGAAGAAAGATATCAGCTACTACTTGATGGACTACTACAATCGGCAACGACCTCATCAAGCAAATGATGGGCTGTCACCAGTAAATACCGAAAATCGGCTTAAATCTGTGTCCGGAATTTGTTGA
- a CDS encoding AAA family ATPase, producing the protein MKITEIAVEKLFGVFDHVIPLNQKGQITIVIGENGLGKTVILEAVNALFDGKYSFFDSLDFTKFTFKFDNGDNWYLTKKGTSESSSLFISRANKDSKKVKEHKISSVSLNKRKTMSSIARRRELRERELEYRWMMDRDSSFIDFDDFDELERRHHYIQMKKMKHSFWNGEDEVNPPKWFIDGIESVDVKLIETQRVMTAKESGSDSYVNTVQRCSAELKRMISLVAKQSADTTSILDSTYPNRLIKKLKQGTNDTFEDLNSALIKLDQRRKILSSIGLVIDSEDSDILQIKENQKDLVGLLKLYIDDSHEKLDPFDSLANKIILLKGIVNKRFKHKTLEIRQGKGLVFKSTVIKNKVGEYVDIPSSKLSSGEQNELILFYKLIFEAKENDLYLIDEPELSLHISWQNKFIQDLKDVTEMNKVTIVIATHSPDIIDDNWDLKVELVGVE; encoded by the coding sequence TTGAAAATCACGGAAATAGCAGTAGAGAAACTATTTGGCGTATTCGACCATGTTATTCCTCTCAATCAGAAAGGTCAGATTACGATAGTAATAGGTGAGAACGGTTTAGGGAAAACTGTAATATTAGAAGCGGTTAATGCTTTGTTTGATGGTAAATACAGTTTTTTTGATAGTTTGGATTTTACAAAATTCACATTCAAATTTGATAATGGTGACAATTGGTATTTAACAAAAAAAGGTACTAGTGAATCTAGTTCGCTATTTATATCAAGGGCTAACAAAGATAGTAAGAAAGTTAAAGAACATAAGATATCAAGTGTAAGCCTAAACAAAAGAAAAACAATGTCGTCTATCGCAAGGCGTAGAGAGTTACGAGAACGAGAACTAGAATATCGGTGGATGATGGATCGAGATTCTTCATTTATTGATTTTGACGACTTTGATGAATTAGAAAGGAGGCATCACTATATCCAAATGAAAAAGATGAAACATTCTTTTTGGAATGGTGAAGATGAGGTAAACCCTCCTAAATGGTTTATCGATGGTATAGAAAGCGTTGATGTTAAATTGATCGAAACCCAAAGGGTCATGACAGCGAAAGAATCTGGAAGTGATTCTTATGTTAACACTGTACAGCGTTGTTCTGCCGAACTAAAACGGATGATTTCTTTAGTTGCCAAGCAATCGGCTGATACGACATCAATTCTTGACAGCACATATCCAAATCGACTTATTAAGAAACTTAAACAAGGCACAAATGATACTTTTGAAGACTTAAATTCAGCTTTAATAAAGCTAGATCAAAGACGTAAAATTCTATCATCGATTGGGTTGGTAATTGACTCTGAAGACTCAGATATTTTACAAATAAAAGAGAATCAAAAAGACTTGGTAGGGTTACTAAAGTTATACATTGACGATAGCCATGAAAAACTAGACCCTTTTGATTCATTAGCAAATAAAATCATCCTCCTAAAGGGTATTGTTAATAAAAGGTTTAAACATAAAACACTAGAAATCAGGCAAGGGAAAGGACTAGTGTTTAAGTCGACTGTTATAAAGAATAAAGTCGGGGAGTATGTTGATATACCATCTTCAAAGCTATCATCAGGTGAGCAAAATGAACTGATTTTGTTTTACAAATTGATATTTGAAGCTAAAGAAAATGATTTGTACCTAATCGATGAACCTGAATTGTCCTTACATATTTCATGGCAGAATAAATTTATTCAAGACTTAAAAGATGTGACTGAAATGAATAAAGTTACAATAGTCATTGCAACTCACTCTCCAGATATAATTGATGATAACTGGGATCTGAAAGTTGAGCTCGTGGGGGTTGAGTAA